From Gopherus evgoodei ecotype Sinaloan lineage chromosome 15, rGopEvg1_v1.p, whole genome shotgun sequence, one genomic window encodes:
- the SSTR2 gene encoding somatostatin receptor type 2, with translation MDLAYELPNVTEFWFSSASQFDNFSTEMSANASQNTTGQHFDLTSNAILTFIYFGVCIIGLCGNTLVIYVILRYAKMKTITNIYILNLAIADELFMLGLPFLAMQVALVHWPFGRAICRIVMTVDGINQFTSIFCLTVMSIDRYLAVVHPIKSAKWRRPRTAKMINVAVWGISLLVIMPIMIYAGIQNTHGRSSCTIIWPGKSSAWYTGFIIYTFILGFLVPLTIICLCYLFIIIKVKSSGIRVGSSKRKKSEKKVTRMVSIVVAVFIFCWLPFYIFNVSSVSVFITPTPFLKGMFDFVVVLTYANSCANPILYAFLSDNFKKSFQNVLCLVKVSGMDDADRSDSKQDKSRLNETTETQRTLLNGDLQTSI, from the coding sequence ATGGATCTGGCCTACGAGCTGCCCAACGTCACCGAGTTCTGGTTCTCCTCAGCCTCCCAGTTCGACAACTTCTCCACGGAGATGTCTGCCAACGCCTCCCAGAACACTACGGGGCAGCATTTTGACCTGACCAGCAACGCCATCCTTACCTTCATCTACTTTGGGGTGTGCATCATAGGCCTGTGCGGCAACACACTGGTGATCTACGTCATCCTCCGCTATGCCAAGATGAAGACCATCACCAACATCTACATCCTGAACCTGGCCATTGCAGATGAGCTTTTCATGCTGGGGCTGCCGTTTCTGGCCATGCAGGTGGCTCTGGTTCACTGGCCCTTCGGCAGAGCCATCTGCCGGATTGTCATGACGGTGGACGGGATCAACCAGTTCACCAGCATCTTCTGCCTGACCGTCATGAGCATTGACAGGTATCTGGCTGTAGTCCACCCCATCAAATCCGCCAAGTGGAGAAGGCCCAGAACGGCCAAGATGATCAACGTGGCCGTGTGGGGCATTTCCCTTCTCGTCATTATGCCCATCATGATTTATGCTGGGATCCAAAACACCCATGGAAGGAGTAGCTGCACCATCATCTGGCCAGGCAAGTCCAGCGCATGGTACACAGGGTTCATCATCTATACCTTCATTCTGGGCTTCCTGGTGCCCCTCACCATTATCTGCCTTTGCTACTTGTTCATCATTATCAAAGTCAAGTCCTCTGGGATCAGAGTGGGCTCCTCCAAGAGGAAAAAATCAGAGAAGAAAGTCACCAGGATGGTCTCCATCGTAGTGGCAGTCTTCATCTTCTGCTGGCTTCCCTTCTACATATTTAACGTCTCCTCTGTCTCCGTCTTCATCACTCCCACACCCTTCCTGAAGGGTATGTTTGATTTCGTCGTGGTTCTCACCTATGCCAACAGCTGTGCCAACCCCATCCTCTACGCCTTTTTGTCCGACAACTTCAAAAAGAGCTTTCAGAACGTTCTCTGCCTGGTAAAGGTCAGTGGCATGGATGATGCAGACAGGAGCGACAGCAAGCAGGACAAATCCAGGCTAAATGAGACCACAGAAACTCAAAGGACTCTGCTCAATGGTGACCTTCAGACAAGCATCTGA